Proteins encoded together in one Altererythrobacter epoxidivorans window:
- the pdeM gene encoding ligase-associated DNA damage response endonuclease PdeM — MVPLSFAGEEMFLIDGRALYWPRERTLLLADLHLEKASFFAGHGQMLPPYDSRETLERIANAVKQTGARRVITLGDNFHDSDGTSRLEPYAAGMLEALTRSLDWVWITGNHDEEMHRAFGGALVDEMELGGVLLRHIARKGETRPELSGHFHPKVRVRIRDRHISRPCGVVSRSTDGADRMIMPAFGALTGGMDAASPQILRALQPAREIEAVLPAKGKLVKFPLWRDAA, encoded by the coding sequence ATGGTTCCCCTTTCGTTCGCAGGCGAGGAAATGTTCCTCATCGACGGTCGCGCGCTTTACTGGCCGCGTGAGCGAACGCTGCTGCTGGCCGACCTTCACCTTGAAAAAGCAAGCTTTTTTGCAGGGCACGGGCAAATGCTGCCGCCATACGACAGCCGCGAAACGCTGGAGCGCATCGCCAATGCGGTCAAGCAGACAGGCGCGCGCCGGGTCATCACGCTGGGCGACAACTTTCACGACAGCGACGGAACCAGCCGGCTCGAACCCTATGCGGCCGGCATGCTCGAAGCATTGACGCGCTCGCTCGACTGGGTCTGGATTACCGGCAACCACGACGAAGAGATGCACCGCGCTTTTGGTGGAGCCCTCGTCGACGAGATGGAACTAGGCGGCGTGTTGCTCAGGCATATCGCTCGAAAGGGCGAAACACGGCCAGAGCTTTCCGGCCATTTCCATCCCAAGGTTCGCGTCAGGATCCGCGATCGCCACATCAGCCGGCCATGCGGCGTCGTGAGCAGGTCCACCGACGGAGCCGACCGGATGATCATGCCGGCATTCGGCGCATTGACCGGCGGCATGGACGCGGCATCCCCCCAGATCCTGCGCGCCTTGCAACCTGCGCGCGAAATAGAAGCGGTGCTTCCGGCGAAGGGAAAGCTCGTCAAATTCCCGCTTTGGCGCGATGCCGCGTAG
- a CDS encoding family 16 glycosylhydrolase — MNSRHLVYVNVIRRHKRSREKEMKSLSTAIAATALALAAPALAQDLPAAGEQATADRDLLFSDEFNGEELDRAKWGVIGADFWVNDEQQVYVDSKATIAILDDMSGADGGVLMLRPVFKPGIDPNKNRLADFLSGRVESKDKFDFTYGRAEARIRMPDAVGVWPAFWLLGNGKWPDTGEIDIMEYVGEKDWTGVALHGPGYSGETPLVNKFFFPEGVDVTQWHNYAVEWTENQIDFIVDGHVTYRVTRPMVEHYGKWRFDTPKYLILNFALGGAYPVKTNGIKEPYTGVPQATVDQIKTGNVAMLVDWVRVYAPEGMSKE; from the coding sequence GTGAATTCGCGACACTTGGTCTATGTGAACGTTATCAGAAGACATAAGCGTTCCCGGGAGAAAGAAATGAAGTCGCTCAGCACGGCTATTGCCGCAACCGCATTGGCCCTCGCCGCACCGGCGCTTGCTCAAGACCTGCCGGCGGCAGGCGAGCAAGCCACAGCCGACCGCGATCTACTCTTCTCGGACGAATTCAACGGCGAAGAGCTCGACCGCGCGAAGTGGGGCGTCATCGGCGCCGACTTCTGGGTCAATGACGAGCAACAGGTTTACGTCGATTCGAAGGCGACGATCGCAATCCTCGACGACATGTCGGGCGCCGACGGCGGCGTCCTGATGCTACGTCCTGTCTTCAAGCCGGGGATCGACCCGAACAAGAATCGCCTTGCCGATTTCCTTTCGGGGCGGGTCGAAAGCAAGGACAAGTTCGATTTCACTTATGGCCGCGCAGAAGCTCGCATCCGAATGCCCGATGCAGTCGGCGTCTGGCCGGCCTTCTGGCTGCTTGGAAACGGGAAATGGCCCGACACCGGCGAGATCGACATCATGGAATATGTCGGCGAGAAAGACTGGACCGGCGTTGCCCTGCACGGCCCCGGTTATTCAGGCGAAACGCCGCTGGTGAACAAGTTCTTCTTCCCCGAAGGCGTCGATGTCACGCAGTGGCATAACTACGCCGTCGAGTGGACAGAGAACCAGATCGACTTCATCGTCGACGGCCATGTGACCTATCGCGTCACGCGCCCGATGGTCGAACATTATGGAAAGTGGCGCTTCGATACGCCTAAATATCTGATCCTGAATTTCGCGCTCGGTGGTGCCTATCCGGTCAAGACCAACGGCATCAAGGAACCCTATACGGGTGTGCCGCAGGCAACCGTCGATCAGATTAAGACGGGCAACGTCGCGATGCTCGTCGATTGGGTTCGCGTCTATGCGCCGGAGGGCATGAGCAAGGAGTGA
- the hemF gene encoding oxygen-dependent coproporphyrinogen oxidase: MTDWTHETDRAKEWFESLRTRICNEFEAIEREAGSNASFEYRPWQRDEDGNDNPGGGVQGLMKGKVFEKVGVNVSTVRGSFSKEFAGTINGASPENPGFTATGISLVAHMANPHVPAVHMNTRFLTTQAAWFGGGADLNPPIPYEEDTADFHAAFRAACALHNPTYYDRFKKWADDYFYIPHRGVHRGVGGIFYDHMECADPDAFERNFQFTRDVGEAFLGIFPKIVRRRVETQWTNADKQRQLEWRGRYAEFNLVYDRGTLFGLRTGGNVDAILMSLPPEATWS, encoded by the coding sequence ATGACTGACTGGACCCATGAAACCGACCGCGCGAAAGAATGGTTCGAAAGCCTGCGCACACGCATCTGCAACGAGTTCGAGGCGATCGAGCGCGAAGCGGGTTCCAATGCGAGTTTCGAATATCGTCCCTGGCAGCGCGACGAAGACGGCAATGACAATCCGGGTGGCGGCGTGCAGGGCCTGATGAAGGGCAAGGTCTTTGAAAAGGTCGGGGTGAACGTCTCGACGGTCAGGGGCAGTTTCAGCAAGGAATTTGCCGGCACGATCAATGGTGCCAGCCCGGAGAACCCCGGATTTACCGCGACCGGCATCAGCCTGGTTGCCCATATGGCCAATCCACATGTTCCCGCCGTGCACATGAACACGCGATTCCTTACGACCCAAGCCGCCTGGTTTGGCGGTGGTGCGGATCTCAATCCGCCGATTCCGTATGAGGAAGACACGGCCGATTTCCATGCGGCATTTCGCGCCGCCTGTGCACTTCACAATCCGACCTATTACGACCGGTTCAAGAAATGGGCGGACGATTATTTCTACATCCCGCACCGCGGTGTCCATCGCGGCGTAGGCGGGATATTCTATGACCACATGGAATGCGCCGATCCCGACGCATTCGAGCGGAACTTCCAGTTCACCCGCGATGTGGGCGAGGCGTTCCTGGGCATCTTCCCGAAGATCGTTCGCCGCCGCGTCGAGACCCAATGGACCAACGCAGACAAGCAGCGCCAGCTCGAATGGCGCGGACGCTACGCCGAATTCAACCTCGTTTACGATCGTGGCACTCTGTTCGGACTGCGCACCGGCGGCAATGTCGATGCCATCCTCATGAGCCTGCCGCCAGAAGCGACCTGGAGCTGA